A genomic region of Streptosporangium lutulentum contains the following coding sequences:
- a CDS encoding class I SAM-dependent methyltransferase: protein MHSVVNTEQAEAWNGYEGNHWADHQDRYDAVNSGFNDHLLAAADLGEQDRVLDIGCGNGQVTRLAARRARLGHSTGIDLSGPMLQRARATAADEGVSNVTFARGDAQIHPFPAAGFDVAVSRFGIMFFADPVAAFANIGRALRPGGRLALLSLRSMAENDLGTVFAAMAEHLPSNSLWPDADGPAPSGPESLADPDRIHEVLTDAGYEKVASAPVEAAQVWGRDAADAARFLYAWGPVRHMLGKVDQTSAARARDALTAALRPYEGHDAVRLRGAARLITATRP, encoded by the coding sequence ATGCATTCCGTCGTCAACACCGAGCAGGCCGAGGCGTGGAACGGCTACGAGGGCAATCACTGGGCCGATCACCAGGACCGCTACGACGCCGTGAACAGCGGGTTCAACGATCACCTGCTCGCGGCGGCCGATCTCGGCGAGCAGGACAGGGTGCTCGACATCGGGTGCGGAAACGGGCAGGTGACACGGCTGGCCGCCCGGCGGGCGCGACTCGGGCACTCCACCGGGATCGACCTGTCGGGGCCCATGCTCCAGCGAGCCCGCGCCACCGCCGCCGACGAGGGGGTCTCCAACGTGACCTTCGCGCGGGGAGACGCCCAGATCCACCCCTTCCCCGCCGCGGGCTTCGACGTGGCCGTCAGCCGGTTCGGAATCATGTTCTTCGCCGACCCGGTCGCCGCGTTCGCCAACATCGGCCGCGCGCTGCGGCCGGGGGGCCGTCTCGCCCTGCTGTCCCTGCGCTCCATGGCCGAGAACGACCTGGGAACCGTCTTCGCGGCGATGGCCGAGCACCTGCCCTCGAATTCCCTGTGGCCCGACGCCGACGGGCCGGCCCCCTCGGGGCCGGAGTCGCTGGCCGACCCGGACCGCATCCACGAGGTGCTCACCGACGCCGGCTACGAGAAGGTGGCCTCGGCCCCCGTCGAGGCGGCCCAGGTGTGGGGCAGGGACGCCGCGGACGCGGCCCGGTTCCTCTACGCCTGGGGCCCCGTCCGCCACATGCTCGGCAAGGTCGACCAGACCTCCGCCGCCCGTGCCCGTGACGCGCTCACGGCGGCGCTGCGGCCCTACGAGGGGCACGACGCCGTACGGCTGCGCGGCGCGGCACGGCTCATCACCGCCACCCGCCCCTGA
- a CDS encoding TetR/AcrR family transcriptional regulator gives MSPRKAAVLRDGGGGQSLREHLISAAERLIAQRGTAGLTVRDIAREAQVADGVLYNHFTGKEELLALALHAHVQTVERELGELPGKAGVGTVEANLHAYLTHGVALHTAILPAFAGLLSRPEVLALFAGMPSPVGDGLGLRAHLARYLRAEQDLGRVARDIGAEAAATMIVGACHELILPRMFFGSAATPAQVPPGFVDDLVAIVTNGIAPARTS, from the coding sequence ATGTCACCGAGAAAAGCAGCCGTCCTGCGTGACGGCGGTGGCGGTCAGAGCCTGCGCGAGCACCTGATCTCCGCCGCCGAGCGCCTCATCGCCCAGCGTGGAACCGCCGGGCTCACCGTGCGCGACATCGCCCGGGAGGCCCAGGTCGCCGACGGCGTGCTCTACAACCATTTCACGGGCAAGGAGGAACTCCTCGCGCTCGCCCTCCACGCTCACGTCCAGACCGTCGAACGCGAGTTGGGCGAGCTGCCCGGCAAGGCCGGCGTCGGCACCGTCGAGGCCAACCTGCACGCCTATCTCACCCACGGCGTGGCGCTGCACACCGCCATCCTGCCCGCCTTCGCGGGCCTGCTCTCCCGGCCCGAGGTCCTCGCCCTGTTCGCCGGCATGCCCAGTCCCGTCGGGGACGGGCTGGGACTGCGGGCGCACCTGGCCCGCTATCTGCGTGCCGAACAGGATCTCGGCCGCGTCGCCCGGGACATCGGCGCCGAAGCCGCCGCCACGATGATCGTCGGCGCCTGTCACGAGCTGATCCTGCCCCGCATGTTCTTCGGCTCCGCCGCGACCCCGGCCCAGGTCCCGCCCGGCTTCGTCGACGACCTGGTCGCCATCGTCACCAACGGCATCGCCCCGGCCAGGACCTCCTGA
- a CDS encoding response regulator, with protein sequence MSIRIVIADDQAMVRAGLRLIVESEPGMEVVGEASDGIEAVEVARDTRPDLVLMDISMPRMDGLTAAKRLLDRPDPPKVVMLTTFDTDENLYTALRTGTSGFLLKVSPPEQLVDAIRVVVGGDALLDPAVTTRVIASFAGRHDPVPPPQLAALTPRELEVLHSLARGLTNAEIAVRLFVGEATVKTHVARVLMKLHLRDRAQAVVFAYESGVVRPGTAVG encoded by the coding sequence ATGAGCATTCGTATCGTCATCGCCGACGACCAGGCGATGGTCCGTGCCGGGCTGAGGCTCATCGTGGAGAGCGAGCCCGGCATGGAGGTGGTGGGGGAGGCGTCCGACGGGATCGAGGCCGTCGAGGTGGCCCGCGACACCCGGCCGGACCTCGTGCTGATGGACATCTCGATGCCGCGCATGGACGGCCTCACCGCCGCGAAGCGGCTGCTCGACCGGCCGGACCCGCCGAAGGTCGTCATGCTGACGACCTTCGACACCGACGAGAACCTCTACACCGCGCTCCGCACCGGGACCAGCGGCTTCCTGCTCAAGGTCTCGCCGCCCGAACAGCTCGTGGACGCCATCCGCGTCGTCGTGGGTGGGGACGCCCTGCTCGATCCCGCCGTCACCACCCGGGTCATCGCCTCCTTCGCCGGCCGCCACGACCCCGTGCCCCCGCCGCAGCTGGCCGCCCTCACCCCGCGCGAGCTGGAGGTGCTGCACTCCCTGGCCCGGGGGCTGACCAACGCCGAGATCGCGGTCCGGCTCTTCGTCGGCGAGGCCACGGTGAAGACCCACGTGGCCAGGGTGCTGATGAAGCTCCACCTGCGGGATCGGGCTCAGGCGGTGGTGTTCGCGTACGAGTCGGGGGTGGTCCGCCCCGGGACGGCCGTCGGGTAG